The genomic interval GTGGAAGAAATTCGAGATATGGTATACAATGGCGGTGGGTTAGATAAAACAATTTATGAAATTTCAAAAAGAACTGTCTTGTACCTCGTCAAAAAAGATGTCAGTGTGTACCAAGCTACTATCGATTGTCTGAATTACTATAATTTTAATGACTCTAAAATAAAGGATGATTAAATGAACGCAAAAGATTTATTAATGTTAACAGTTGAAGCAGCCGATGCAAAAAAAGCAGAAGATATTATTTCGCTTAATATGAGCGGTGTTTCTGATCTCACTGACTACTTTGTTGTATGTCATGGGAATAACGAAAGACAAGTTCAAGCAATTGCTCGTGCTGTTAAAGAAAGTGCTGAGTCACACCAAATTGAAGTGAAACGTATGGAAGGTTTTAATGAAGCACGTTGGATACTTGTAGATTTAACGGATGTTGTTGTACATGTCTTCCACAAAGACGAACGCAGTTATTACAATCTTGAAAAATTGTATCAAGATGTTGAAATGTTGGGTTATAAAGAGGTCATTAACTCATAATGCAGTATGAAAATTTAAGTGCATTTTACGACCGACTCACAGATGATCAACCTTATGATCTGTGGCTCGATTTGATACAAGAGACACTTCAACAACAAAAGGTTTCTCGTGTGCTCGACATCGGTTGTGGCACAGGGACTTTGACACAGCATTTCACACAATTTGCTGATGAAGTCATTGGTATGGATTTAAGTGTTGAAATGTTAGCTCTAGCCAAACAAAAAACGAGTCAAGTGCAATGGATTGAAGGAGACATGTCGGATTTTAATCTGAATACCGACTTTGATTTAATTACAATTCTTTGTGACAGTTTGAATTATTTAGCTAATGAAACAGCTGTGATGGCAACATTTGAACATGTTTATCAACATTTGAATTCAGATGGCTATCTCATTTTCGACGTCCATACTACGCATAAAATGACACATCAGTTTAACGGACAAGTTTATCTTGATGACCGTGAAGATTTAACATTAGTATGGCAAACTGAACCTGCTGAAGCACCATACAGTGTTTGGCATGATTTAACATTCTTTATATTAAATAAAGCACAAACTTACGTCAGGCAAGATGAATCACAATATCAGCGCACTTTTGAAAAGGATGAGTATATTGATATGCTGAATCATGTCGGTTTTAATCACATCGAAACATTTTATGATTTTAATCGAGACACACAAGATCCAGAAAGTGATCGCTTATTCTTTATTGTAAAAAAATAACAAGTAAAAAACCTTCTTCATG from Staphylococcus sp. MI 10-1553 carries:
- a CDS encoding class I SAM-dependent DNA methyltransferase, with amino-acid sequence MQYENLSAFYDRLTDDQPYDLWLDLIQETLQQQKVSRVLDIGCGTGTLTQHFTQFADEVIGMDLSVEMLALAKQKTSQVQWIEGDMSDFNLNTDFDLITILCDSLNYLANETAVMATFEHVYQHLNSDGYLIFDVHTTHKMTHQFNGQVYLDDREDLTLVWQTEPAEAPYSVWHDLTFFILNKAQTYVRQDESQYQRTFEKDEYIDMLNHVGFNHIETFYDFNRDTQDPESDRLFFIVKK
- the rsfS gene encoding ribosome silencing factor, giving the protein MNAKDLLMLTVEAADAKKAEDIISLNMSGVSDLTDYFVVCHGNNERQVQAIARAVKESAESHQIEVKRMEGFNEARWILVDLTDVVVHVFHKDERSYYNLEKLYQDVEMLGYKEVINS